Proteins encoded within one genomic window of Gloeobacter kilaueensis JS1:
- the murQ gene encoding N-acetylmuramic acid 6-phosphate etherase, whose translation MSERAHLLTEQINPNSINLDQLDTPALVELFCDEDALVVPAVRTARLAIAQAIDRVALALGRGHRLFYIGAGTSGRLGVLDASECPPTFCTAPEQVQGIIAGGVSALTRSVEGAEDDPLAGAADLAARHLEAGDVVVGISAGGTAPYVLGALGYARQVSAATVFVACVPTEQIPAQWDIEIRVPVGAEILAGSTRLKAGTATKLVLNMLSTGAMVRLGKTCGNLMVDVAVTNQKLYDRAARILTTLTELERAQAIQLLEASGRRVKVALLMHWSGQRAELCAEVLSANGGLLPVALQRLQQR comes from the coding sequence ATGAGCGAGCGCGCCCACCTGCTCACCGAGCAGATCAATCCCAACAGCATCAACCTCGACCAGCTCGACACTCCCGCGCTGGTCGAGTTGTTTTGTGATGAAGATGCCCTGGTGGTGCCGGCGGTGCGCACGGCCAGGCTGGCGATCGCCCAGGCGATCGACCGGGTGGCGCTGGCCCTCGGTAGGGGGCACCGGCTTTTTTATATCGGGGCTGGCACCAGCGGCAGGCTGGGCGTCCTCGATGCAAGCGAGTGCCCACCGACTTTCTGTACCGCTCCTGAGCAGGTTCAGGGCATCATCGCCGGGGGAGTGAGTGCCCTGACCCGCAGCGTCGAAGGAGCAGAAGACGATCCGCTGGCCGGTGCTGCGGATCTGGCAGCCCGCCATCTGGAGGCAGGGGATGTGGTGGTCGGGATCAGTGCCGGGGGGACGGCTCCCTACGTTCTCGGTGCCCTGGGCTACGCCCGGCAGGTCAGTGCAGCAACGGTCTTTGTCGCCTGCGTGCCGACAGAGCAGATCCCGGCGCAGTGGGACATCGAGATTCGGGTGCCGGTGGGAGCGGAAATTCTCGCGGGTTCGACGCGCCTGAAGGCCGGTACAGCCACCAAGCTCGTGCTCAACATGCTCTCGACCGGGGCGATGGTCCGTCTGGGCAAGACCTGCGGCAATTTGATGGTCGATGTCGCAGTCACCAATCAAAAGCTCTACGACCGGGCGGCGCGCATTCTCACGACGCTGACAGAACTGGAGCGGGCCCAGGCCATTCAGCTCCTGGAGGCGAGTGGGCGGCGGGTAAAAGTGGCGCTGCTCATGCACTGGAGTGGCCAGAGGGCTGAGCTTTGCGCTGAGGTGCTATCGGCGAATGGCGGGTTGTTGCCGGTTGCGCTTCAGCGGTTGCAGCAGCGCTGA
- a CDS encoding S41 family peptidase, whose amino-acid sequence MLGMYRLRRTLVWLLLSGAVLSAPAAVQARPPLPVAFDLQLVDSPKAIVDEVWQTVNSEYVDATFNKQDWQRVRQQLLSREYASKADAYKAIRTALEGLGDPYTRFLEPREFQALTEETSGQLIGVGVTLRPPSPDRRLPQVVATVAGGPAARAGVHVEDQLVAVDGRPTTDVPLPEVTRRIRGENGTQVTLTVLRNRKQKIKFTLTRAPIELPVVTAALKSEQGQKLGYIRLAEFSARATSQVKKALLSLRHQGAQGWIFDLRSNPGGAVDAAIGIANLFLENGNIVSVIDREGVQDTVASAHRPVSSLPMVVLVDGGSASASEILAGALQDNRRATLVGTKTFGKALVQQMNALSDGSGLNVTIAHYLTPAGQDIGHKGLNPDIVAPFPEQLRKKFTIEQVATAADPQYKQGTTTLLKALTPPPQATSPSSQSRSGAQVP is encoded by the coding sequence ATGCTCGGAATGTACCGCCTTCGCCGCACCCTGGTGTGGCTGTTACTCTCAGGAGCGGTGTTGAGCGCTCCGGCAGCCGTTCAGGCCCGTCCGCCTCTGCCTGTCGCCTTTGATCTGCAGCTTGTAGATTCGCCGAAGGCAATCGTAGACGAGGTCTGGCAGACGGTCAACTCCGAGTACGTCGATGCGACCTTCAACAAGCAGGACTGGCAGCGGGTCCGCCAACAACTGCTCAGCCGCGAGTACGCGAGCAAAGCGGACGCCTACAAGGCGATTCGCACCGCCCTCGAAGGGCTGGGCGATCCGTACACGCGCTTTTTAGAGCCGCGCGAGTTTCAGGCATTGACCGAAGAAACCTCCGGCCAGCTTATCGGTGTCGGCGTTACCCTGCGCCCGCCCTCCCCCGATCGCCGCCTGCCCCAGGTCGTAGCGACCGTAGCCGGTGGTCCCGCCGCCAGAGCCGGCGTACACGTCGAAGATCAGCTGGTGGCCGTCGATGGCCGTCCGACCACCGATGTGCCGCTGCCGGAGGTGACGCGCCGCATCCGGGGCGAGAACGGTACGCAGGTCACCCTCACCGTTCTGCGCAACCGCAAGCAGAAGATCAAATTTACTCTCACCCGCGCCCCTATCGAATTGCCGGTGGTCACCGCTGCCCTCAAGAGCGAACAGGGCCAGAAACTGGGTTATATCCGGCTGGCAGAATTTTCTGCCAGAGCCACCTCCCAGGTCAAAAAAGCACTTCTCTCTCTCAGGCATCAGGGTGCCCAGGGCTGGATCTTCGATCTGCGCTCCAACCCCGGCGGTGCGGTCGATGCGGCGATCGGCATCGCCAATCTCTTTCTTGAAAACGGCAACATCGTCTCAGTCATCGACCGCGAGGGCGTCCAGGATACGGTGGCCTCCGCCCACCGGCCCGTCAGCAGCCTGCCGATGGTCGTCCTGGTCGATGGCGGCTCCGCCTCAGCGAGCGAGATCCTGGCCGGTGCCCTGCAGGACAATCGCCGGGCCACCCTGGTCGGCACCAAAACCTTTGGCAAAGCCCTCGTTCAGCAGATGAACGCCCTCTCCGACGGCTCGGGGCTGAATGTCACCATCGCCCACTATCTGACGCCCGCCGGTCAGGATATCGGCCACAAGGGGCTGAACCCGGATATTGTGGCCCCTTTTCCTGAGCAGCTGCGCAAAAAATTTACGATCGAACAGGTCGCCACCGCCGCCGATCCCCAGTACAAACAGGGCACTACCACTCTGCTCAAAGCCCTCACCCCACCCCCGCAGGCGACCAGTCCTTCTTCTCAGAGCCGTTCGGGAGCCCAGGTGCCGTAG
- a CDS encoding response regulator: MRGQLDGSHLPGLLRGIARSAQSGELLIEDGQERGWSLLFAEGRLLAASAIDSLEALHDYASSLAVEVERCVGSPPVLQLIERGGLAPDRAEAPLRAMAAEVLFELLGSDGGTFCFDPAVRLPPVGWGWDLETLLIEADERLSAWRPLRALLMSLDVCPRIVEAQKLQQSVSAPVWQQLSQWLNGEYSLRRLGRFLGRDAVAVGEAIAPYLAEGWIELTGGAAAPPVRSGCIGCIDSSLAVQKYISSLLAERGYSVQAIAHPFEAFERFAGEPPALILLAAELPWLSGYELCPLLRQKPDLRTVPIVLLTAEAGALPDARARIAGASAVLAKPFSGRELNEQIEKFLPAVFDPLVEVAA; encoded by the coding sequence ATGCGTGGTCAACTGGACGGCTCTCATCTGCCCGGCTTGCTGAGGGGAATAGCCAGGAGCGCTCAAAGTGGTGAGCTATTGATCGAGGACGGCCAGGAACGCGGCTGGTCGCTGCTTTTTGCCGAAGGCCGCCTGCTTGCGGCAAGTGCCATCGATAGTCTCGAAGCGCTGCACGATTACGCCAGTTCCCTTGCCGTCGAGGTGGAGCGCTGCGTCGGGTCGCCGCCGGTCCTGCAACTCATCGAAAGGGGCGGCCTTGCCCCTGATCGAGCCGAAGCGCCGCTGCGGGCGATGGCGGCGGAGGTGCTGTTCGAGCTATTGGGTAGCGACGGCGGAACCTTTTGTTTCGATCCAGCCGTCCGTCTGCCGCCGGTGGGGTGGGGCTGGGATCTTGAAACGCTGCTCATAGAGGCAGATGAACGGCTGAGCGCCTGGCGACCGCTGCGCGCCTTGTTAATGTCCCTCGATGTCTGCCCACGCATCGTCGAGGCCCAGAAGTTGCAGCAGTCGGTGAGTGCCCCGGTCTGGCAGCAGCTCAGCCAGTGGCTGAACGGCGAATACAGCCTGCGGCGGTTGGGGCGGTTTTTGGGCCGCGACGCGGTGGCGGTGGGCGAGGCGATTGCTCCGTATCTCGCCGAAGGCTGGATCGAGCTGACCGGTGGGGCAGCCGCGCCGCCCGTTCGTTCCGGCTGCATCGGCTGCATCGATAGCAGCCTTGCTGTCCAAAAGTATATCTCTTCACTGCTGGCGGAGCGGGGCTACAGCGTTCAGGCCATCGCCCATCCCTTCGAGGCGTTCGAGCGATTCGCAGGCGAGCCGCCGGCTTTGATCTTGCTGGCGGCGGAGCTGCCCTGGCTGAGCGGCTACGAACTTTGCCCCCTGCTCAGGCAAAAGCCTGACTTGAGGACGGTGCCGATCGTTCTGCTTACCGCCGAAGCCGGGGCACTGCCGGATGCCCGTGCCCGGATCGCCGGAGCGTCCGCCGTGCTGGCCAAGCCCTTCAGCGGGCGCGAACTGAACGAGCAAATCGAAAAATTTTTGCCCGCCGTCTTTGATCCGCTTGTGGAGGTTGCCGCGTGA
- a CDS encoding chemotaxis protein CheW: MKVLAPATGQAYLTFDLGGSGRYALAASVVCEVIELAACQVTTLPGTPAAVVGIFGRDGELFWLIDPAGPLEGRLITAQRSCWPAIVVNEPAGGRFALAVNAVEAVVSLAAGRSILEPPALLALCCRPD, encoded by the coding sequence GTGAAAGTTCTAGCCCCTGCCACCGGCCAGGCTTATCTGACGTTCGATCTGGGTGGCTCCGGTCGCTACGCCCTGGCAGCCTCAGTGGTCTGCGAGGTCATCGAGCTGGCTGCTTGCCAGGTGACAACCCTACCGGGTACCCCGGCGGCGGTAGTGGGAATTTTCGGTCGTGACGGCGAGCTGTTCTGGCTCATCGATCCGGCTGGCCCCCTTGAGGGCAGGTTGATAACAGCCCAGCGCTCCTGTTGGCCTGCCATCGTCGTCAATGAGCCCGCAGGCGGGCGGTTCGCCCTTGCCGTGAACGCTGTCGAGGCGGTCGTTTCGCTCGCAGCGGGGCGATCGATCCTTGAACCTCCGGCCTTGCTCGCGCTTTGTTGCCGACCGGACTAG
- a CDS encoding tetratricopeptide repeat protein, translating into MVHTADYQRAIETFAQEEYEVAEGLFVALVEAQPGDANLRLWLALVQEQRGRTDQAREQYEVVLGLTGEPELLQAAQKALQRFDTVASGPQKLPRPIVDDAPRQQQPVIEDAPSRPTAPVQLAPELVAPPEESDFAAIFRAEAPATRPAPAPPAGLSAAELLSRRQTVAVAVLALAAIGAVVFTFFWPRWNPFGQGEAAVPGAAGALAAVGIVAIVAAVAGRYLRWAASEVSGGCEQRPQTSDSAAALLKGADDLAQVLATCCTSLQPPLLAMQHLAATYQDTASSSASCPALDDYRQLTNRLRLLALNASIEAAHRGDGAHRWAAELGQLAGQAGGILEAPPSCQSPPEKTLQTSLIQQLHSQNEALQAALLTLAALERQAQSFCNQLEKWQQPG; encoded by the coding sequence ATGGTCCACACCGCCGATTACCAGCGCGCAATCGAAACGTTTGCCCAGGAGGAGTACGAAGTAGCAGAGGGATTGTTCGTTGCCCTGGTCGAAGCGCAACCGGGAGATGCAAATCTGCGGCTGTGGTTGGCCCTGGTTCAAGAACAGCGGGGCAGAACCGATCAGGCCCGCGAGCAGTACGAGGTCGTGCTCGGCCTTACAGGCGAGCCGGAACTGTTGCAGGCCGCTCAAAAGGCGCTGCAGCGCTTCGATACGGTCGCTTCTGGTCCCCAAAAACTGCCCAGACCAATCGTTGACGATGCGCCCAGGCAACAGCAGCCAGTCATCGAAGATGCGCCGTCCCGTCCTACCGCCCCGGTTCAGCTTGCACCCGAACTGGTCGCACCGCCCGAGGAGAGCGACTTTGCTGCGATCTTTCGCGCCGAGGCTCCTGCGACCCGCCCCGCTCCTGCACCCCCCGCTGGTCTATCGGCGGCAGAACTGCTCAGCCGCCGCCAGACGGTTGCCGTTGCCGTGCTTGCCCTAGCAGCGATCGGGGCGGTTGTTTTTACTTTCTTCTGGCCCCGCTGGAATCCGTTCGGTCAAGGGGAGGCAGCCGTACCCGGTGCAGCCGGTGCTCTCGCTGCAGTTGGGATCGTAGCAATCGTCGCTGCAGTGGCCGGGCGCTACCTGCGCTGGGCGGCGTCGGAGGTGAGCGGAGGCTGCGAGCAACGGCCACAAACCAGCGACAGCGCTGCGGCACTGCTCAAAGGGGCGGACGATCTGGCTCAGGTACTTGCCACCTGCTGCACCTCCCTGCAGCCTCCGCTTCTCGCTATGCAGCACCTCGCAGCAACCTACCAGGACACAGCATCCAGCTCTGCCTCCTGCCCGGCCCTGGACGATTACCGGCAGCTCACCAACCGGCTTCGCCTGCTCGCCCTCAACGCCAGCATCGAGGCGGCGCACCGGGGCGACGGCGCACACCGCTGGGCGGCAGAGTTGGGACAGCTCGCCGGGCAGGCGGGCGGTATCCTCGAAGCGCCCCCCTCTTGCCAGTCACCGCCAGAAAAAACGCTGCAGACCAGCCTGATCCAGCAACTGCACAGCCAGAACGAAGCGCTGCAGGCGGCCCTGTTAACTCTGGCGGCCCTTGAAAGGCAGGCCCAGTCGTTCTGCAACCAGCTCGAAAAATGGCAACAACCGGGCTGA
- a CDS encoding GNAT family N-acetyltransferase, protein MPDPIPVAVLGRLAVDRSLEGQGYGKGLVKDAVLRVMQISEVIGVRAILVHAISESVQNFYLKRGFLELPVEPVTLMLPMHGAGKTYT, encoded by the coding sequence ATGCCTGATCCCATCCCCGTAGCTGTGCTCGGGAGGCTGGCTGTGGATCGAAGTCTGGAAGGCCAGGGGTACGGAAAGGGCCTGGTAAAAGACGCCGTACTCCGTGTGATGCAAATAAGCGAGGTTATCGGGGTCCGCGCTATTCTTGTACATGCTATCTCGGAGTCTGTTCAAAATTTCTATCTAAAGCGTGGTTTTCTTGAGTTGCCAGTTGAGCCTGTGACCCTGATGCTGCCAATGCATGGGGCAGGGAAGACATACACATAA